A region of the Microbulbifer pacificus genome:
ATCACCACCCGCGGCTTGGTGAGCTCGTAGTAGTCGCGCCAGCCGGCACGTTGAACACTGACTGCCTGTGTACTCATGATGACACCTCGTTGTGCTTATTATTTTTCCCAAATTCCATTTGGCGATTTTCTAGGGGTAATTTTTTATTGCTGGTTGCACCGTGTTGATGCGGTAACAAAACGTCAGCAGACTCAATAACAACAACGCTGCGCCGGCGTTGTGGGCTACGGCTATCGGCAGTGGTAGTGACAGCATTACGTTGGCAACGCCCAATGCCACCTGCAGCCCCAGCACCGCGAGCAGTCCCTGCGCCCATCGCGGCGAGCCCGCCTGCCATGCACGCAAGGCCACCAGGCATACCAACAAGCTGACAATGATGGCACCGATGCGGTGAGTGATATGGATCGCGGTGCGGGCATCGCTTTCCAGCGCGCCACCGAGGTAATTCGGGCCTATCTGTTGAGCAATATTGAAACCCTGGCTGAAGTCAGCCGCCGGCCACCATTGATTGTGGCAGGTGGGAAAATCCGGGCAAGCCAGTGCCGCATAGTTGGAACTGGTCCAGCCGCCGAGGGCGATTTGCAGGGCAACAGCGACTACGGCGGCCACAGCCAACGGGCGGAGTTTCTGCAACGCGGTAAATTCGCGTGGTGGTATCAGTCGCCGACGGTAGCGAAGCCTTTCCGCCAACATCCACAGCACTGCCAGAGTCGTCATTCCACCCAGCAGGTGCGCGGTAACGACCTGTGGCCAGAGTTTGAGTGTAACCGTCCACATACCGAATGCCGCCTGCATCAGGATAATGCTCAACAGGATGTGGCTCTGATAAAAACCGCGGTGGCCGCGGCGGCGCCAGAACAGGTAAGTAAGCCCAACCACCAGCAACATCAGCGTGCCGGCAAAATAGCGATGCACCATTTCTGGCCAGGTTTTGTCGGTTTCTACCGGCGCGTGGGGAAAAGCCTGATTCGCGGCTTCAATTTCATGGCTTGCTGTCGGCCACATGAGATGACCATAACATCCGGGCCAGTCCGGACAACCGAGCCCGGCGTGAGACAGGCGGGTAAACGCGCCGAGCACCACCACCACCAGCGCGAGCCCGGTGCCGATCAGCGCAAGACGAAAGCGCCAGTCTTTCTTGTAGTTTTTCCTGAGTTCGGTGATATCGGATTCCACATCCATTGCGCTCTCCTCGCTAATCGACTCCGCCTTCCCGCGGTTATTTTTCTGACCTTATTTTTCGTAGGAGTACTTCAGTAGTCGCTTGATGTCTTTGAGCAACTGATTGCCGGTGTTGCGGTTGTCGTACACCATCATGGCGAAACCGTTCTGGTCTACCAGCAGTGCGTTGGGACCGGCAAGTTTCGGGTGATCGCTGTTTGCCAGCCAATTGTCCAGTTGTTGCCGGTCGACGGTGCTAAAGCGCAGGCGGGGGTGTTCGCTTTTCAGCTCACCCAGGCGCTGTTCACTGAGCGCGTCTGCCGTCACCAGCATGCGCTCCACGCGATGGGCCTTGTCCCCCAAACGGATGTGTACCTGGCGGGTGGTATAGAGCAGCTTCTCGCACTCGGCAGCACACTGTTCACCACCCAAAATCAGGTAGCGCCATTTCGGTGCCTCATCGGCGAGCAGGATTTTATCGCCGTTGTCGGACAACAGTTCAATGTCCGTGACATTTTTTGCAGGCGTGAGCAGCTCACCCTGATTGATGGTGCCTTTCGGCATGCCGAGGCCGGTATAGAACACGATATACGCGGCCAGCATCGGCACAGCGACGGCACTGAAAACCGCGATTCCCGCCCAGCGACTGAGCCCGGCTCCCCTGCCCTGCACGGCGCCCTTGGTGTGTTCGGTAGCCCGGGCTGTTACCGGTTGAATATTTTCTGCCACGACGTCTGCCTCGCTACGGCACTGCGCCCTCCGGATCGCGCCTCGCAGTTGCAGAGCAAGCTGCGGAATGACCGGCTGCGGTGCCCGTTATTGTTATGGATTGATTATGTCTCTTTCGCTGATTTTTTAAACCACTTTTCTCGTACCAATTGCCTCGCGTTGGTCGCAGCCAGCAGCCATAGCACCACCAGCGATGCGGCCATGGCAAACCATTGCAATGCGTAAGCGCGATGCTTCTGTGGGTCGACATTGACCAGTGGCCAGTCGGTTGTGAGCGCTGTACCCGAGTCTGCACTCAGGCGGATATGCCATGACGTACGGGTTAGATTCAGTTGCTCGGCCAGTGCCGTGTCCAGCTGCTGGATACGGCTTTGGGGTGCGATAGGTTTCAAGTCTCGCTGGTCAGGCTCCGCCGGATCACTCGCGTAGAGAAAGCCGCTGATGACCGTGCCGTAGGTTGGATAAGTCACTTCCGGCAGCTGGCTGCGCAGCGAACCGGCCGGCATCCAGCCGCGGTTGATGAGCCAGCGTGTTCGGTCACCGTGAAGGCGGGATTCGAATACCTGCAGGATCTCGTAACCGACGCGGCCGCTGCGGGTGCGGTTGTCGAGGTAAAAATATTCGTCGGTGTAGAAACCTAGCAAGCGCACTGGGGTATAGGGTTGCGCCTGTTGTAGCTCGGTTATGTTGATGGGCTGGGTACTCAGGCGCCCGTCAATGTTATCGAGAATTTGCTGCTTTTCCTGTGCACGCTGCACTTGCCAATTGCCGAGCCCGAGCAACAGGGGGAAAAGACACCAACAGAGGATGCTGAGTGGCCAGCTGCGGATAAATGCTACACTGGCGGCTCGCGATGGTTCTCCGGTTTCCTTGGAGAGGTTGGCGGTCCCGTCTGGTATTGCGTTGTCGCGTATTGCCTGCGACTTTCTGGGAGCTGTCATGCCAATAACTACTTCTATAAATGGCGTTTTATTATGTGGCTAAAAGCAATAATCGTCTTGTTATTTCTCGCCGTGCTGGCCAGCCTGACCAGCGCCCTTTTTTTTCTGTTGCGCGACATGGGTGCACCTGAGTCCAAGCGCACGCTCTACGCACTGGGTATTCGCATCACGCTCGCCGCGCTGTTGTTACTCGCTATCTGGTATGGGTTTTACAGCGGTATTCTTTCCAACACCGCTCCCTGGGCTGACAAGTATTGAGGACATCATCGGTAGCGGGAGGGAGTGAATTACCTCTCGCTGCCGATACTGAAAATTACGCGCCCAATACGTACACGAAAATAAACAGCCCTACCCATACCACATCCACAAAGTGCCAGTACCAACTGGCCGCTTCAAAGCCAAAGTGATCGTTAGGTTTAAAGTGGTGGGCGATCACCGAACGCAGCAGCATGATCAGTAGCATGATGGTGCCGAGCGTGACGTGAGCGCCATGGAAACCGGTGAGCATAAAGAAGGTTGTGCCGTAGATACCGGATTCCAGCGTCAGACCGAGATGCTTATACGCCTCCATATATTCCTCCACCTGGAAGAACAGGAATGACGCACCGAGCAGGATGGTAATACCGAGCCACAGGTTGAATGCCTGGCGCCTGTTCTTTTTCAGAAAGACGTGGGCAATGTGCACGGTGACACTGGAGGCGAGCAGCAGGAAGGTATTCAGCAGCGGTAGATGCCAGGGATCAATAATGCCTTTCGGGCCGAGCACCTTGGCGGCATTGCCACTTACCGCCTGATCCGGGGTCACCATCAGCGGCCAGGTATTCTGAAACCCCTCCCACAACATATTGGACGATCCACGGTCGCCCTCACCGCCGAGCCAGGGTAGGGAGAAGGTGCGAATGTAGTAAAGAGCGCCGAAAAAGGCGGCGAAGAACATCACTTCCGAGAAGATGAACCAGCCCATCCCCCATACATAGGAGCGCTTCAACTGATCACTGTTGAGGCCCTGCATGTTTTCCCTGATGACCGTGGCAAACCAGAACCACAGCACCGTGGCGATGGTTAGTGCACCAGCGAAGAAAATATACGAGCTGCCACCGTTGACCCAGTTGGCGGCACCGAAGGCCGTCAGGAAAATACCAATGGTGGCGAATATCGGCAGCCGGGACTGCTCGGGAACATAGTAGCTGCTGCTTT
Encoded here:
- a CDS encoding COX15/CtaA family protein encodes the protein MDVESDITELRKNYKKDWRFRLALIGTGLALVVVVLGAFTRLSHAGLGCPDWPGCYGHLMWPTASHEIEAANQAFPHAPVETDKTWPEMVHRYFAGTLMLLVVGLTYLFWRRRGHRGFYQSHILLSIILMQAAFGMWTVTLKLWPQVVTAHLLGGMTTLAVLWMLAERLRYRRRLIPPREFTALQKLRPLAVAAVVAVALQIALGGWTSSNYAALACPDFPTCHNQWWPAADFSQGFNIAQQIGPNYLGGALESDARTAIHITHRIGAIIVSLLVCLVALRAWQAGSPRWAQGLLAVLGLQVALGVANVMLSLPLPIAVAHNAGAALLLLSLLTFCYRINTVQPAIKNYP
- a CDS encoding SURF1 family protein, with the translated sequence MTAPRKSQAIRDNAIPDGTANLSKETGEPSRAASVAFIRSWPLSILCWCLFPLLLGLGNWQVQRAQEKQQILDNIDGRLSTQPINITELQQAQPYTPVRLLGFYTDEYFYLDNRTRSGRVGYEILQVFESRLHGDRTRWLINRGWMPAGSLRSQLPEVTYPTYGTVISGFLYASDPAEPDQRDLKPIAPQSRIQQLDTALAEQLNLTRTSWHIRLSADSGTALTTDWPLVNVDPQKHRAYALQWFAMAASLVVLWLLAATNARQLVREKWFKKSAKET
- a CDS encoding DUF2909 domain-containing protein codes for the protein MWLKAIIVLLFLAVLASLTSALFFLLRDMGAPESKRTLYALGIRITLAALLLLAIWYGFYSGILSNTAPWADKY
- a CDS encoding cytochrome c oxidase subunit 3 — protein: MATESSSYYVPEQSRLPIFATIGIFLTAFGAANWVNGGSSYIFFAGALTIATVLWFWFATVIRENMQGLNSDQLKRSYVWGMGWFIFSEVMFFAAFFGALYYIRTFSLPWLGGEGDRGSSNMLWEGFQNTWPLMVTPDQAVSGNAAKVLGPKGIIDPWHLPLLNTFLLLASSVTVHIAHVFLKKNRRQAFNLWLGITILLGASFLFFQVEEYMEAYKHLGLTLESGIYGTTFFMLTGFHGAHVTLGTIMLLIMLLRSVIAHHFKPNDHFGFEAASWYWHFVDVVWVGLFIFVYVLGA